From the genome of Leptolyngbya iicbica LK, one region includes:
- the atpD gene encoding F0F1 ATP synthase subunit beta: protein MVTTAEKTNVGYIVQVVGPVVDVGFKGGSLPEIYNALEIKGTNPAGQEVSVTCEVQQLLGDSKVRAVAMSGTDGLVRGMEAVDTGAPISVPVGGATLGRIFNVLGEPIDEKGPVANDESSPIHRESPKFTELETKPAVFETGIKVIDLLAPYRRGGKTGLFGGAGVGKTVLIQELINNIAKEHGGVSVFGGVGERTREGNDLYNEFIESGVINSEDLAQSKVALVYGQMNEPPGARMRVALSALTMAEYFRDVNKQDVLLFIDNIFRFVQAGSEVSALLGRMPSAVGYQPTLGTDMGDLQERITSTLEGSITSIQAVYVPADDLTDPAPATTFAHLDATTVLSRALASKGIYPAVDPLDSTSTMLQSDIVGDEHYNTARAVQSTLQRYKELQDIIAILGLDELSEDDRLTVARARKIEKFLSQPFFVAEIFTGMAGQYVTLEETIKGFQMILNGELDDIPEQAFYLKGNMDMVLKAAEEMKAKS, encoded by the coding sequence ATGGTCACCACTGCAGAGAAAACCAATGTCGGCTACATCGTCCAGGTCGTCGGACCCGTTGTGGACGTCGGATTTAAGGGCGGAAGCCTACCAGAAATTTATAACGCTTTGGAAATCAAGGGGACTAACCCCGCTGGACAAGAAGTTTCCGTCACCTGCGAAGTACAGCAGCTTCTTGGCGACTCCAAGGTTCGGGCGGTTGCCATGAGCGGCACCGACGGCTTGGTGCGCGGCATGGAAGCGGTTGATACGGGTGCACCGATTAGTGTGCCGGTTGGTGGTGCGACCTTGGGGCGCATTTTTAACGTTCTGGGTGAGCCCATTGACGAAAAAGGTCCCGTTGCTAACGATGAGTCTTCGCCGATTCACCGCGAGTCTCCTAAGTTTACTGAGTTAGAAACGAAGCCTGCGGTTTTTGAAACGGGTATTAAAGTTATTGACCTGCTGGCGCCCTATCGCCGTGGTGGCAAAACGGGACTGTTTGGCGGTGCCGGTGTGGGCAAAACCGTCCTTATTCAGGAATTGATTAACAACATCGCCAAAGAGCACGGCGGCGTATCGGTGTTTGGCGGTGTGGGTGAACGCACCCGTGAGGGCAATGACCTCTACAACGAATTCATCGAGTCCGGTGTGATCAATAGCGAAGATTTGGCACAGTCCAAAGTAGCGCTAGTGTACGGTCAGATGAATGAGCCACCTGGAGCCCGGATGCGCGTGGCGTTGTCGGCGCTGACTATGGCTGAGTACTTCCGTGACGTCAACAAGCAGGATGTGTTGTTGTTCATCGACAACATCTTCCGATTTGTCCAGGCGGGTTCTGAGGTGTCCGCACTGCTGGGTCGCATGCCTTCTGCAGTGGGATATCAGCCGACGCTGGGTACTGATATGGGTGATTTGCAAGAGCGCATTACCTCGACCTTGGAAGGCTCAATTACCTCCATTCAGGCCGTTTATGTACCAGCGGATGACTTGACTGACCCTGCCCCAGCAACTACCTTTGCTCACTTGGATGCCACCACGGTGCTCTCTCGAGCCTTGGCTTCCAAAGGCATCTATCCAGCGGTCGACCCTCTGGATTCCACCTCTACGATGCTGCAGTCGGATATTGTGGGCGACGAGCATTACAACACGGCGCGAGCTGTGCAGTCCACTTTGCAGCGCTATAAAGAGTTGCAAGACATCATCGCGATTTTGGGTCTGGATGAATTGTCTGAGGACGATCGCTTGACGGTGGCACGAGCTCGTAAAATCGAGAAATTCTTGTCGCAGCCGTTCTTTGTGGCTGAGATCTTCACCGGGATGGCTGGCCAGTACGTCACTTTGGAAGAAACCATCAAGGGCTTCCAGATGATTCTGAATGGCGAATTGGATGACATTCCTGAGCAGGCTTTCTACCTCAAGGGCAACATGGATATGGTGCTCAAGGCGGCAGAAGAAATGAAGGCGAAGTCCTAA